In one Brevibacillus composti genomic region, the following are encoded:
- a CDS encoding polyamine ABC transporter substrate-binding protein: protein MKKGFRQIAAVAILSLSMVLTAVGCSSSTSSQGENGLSKELNVFNWSEYLPDRVIKGFEERYGVKVNYSTFSSNEEMLAKVSAGGGIYDLIVASDFLIQSMIKQGLIEPIDLNNIPNFKNLDPDLINKEHDPGNKYSVPYMGNTVSLGYNPDQIKTSITSFEDLWKPELKGQIVMVDDQRFILGMVLKTLGYSGNDTDPAHLEEAKQKMLKLMPNIKAFDSDSPKTLLINGEVNVAVVWGPEIALAQREKPQITTVMPKEGMMITFDNLLIPAKAKHKKTAEAFINYLLEPEVNAEIAKDFPYISPNKEARKLIDKETLANIAIYPPPEEMKRIESLADIGDAVKLYDRIWSEVKSSQ, encoded by the coding sequence ATGAAGAAAGGCTTCAGGCAAATCGCTGCGGTCGCTATTTTGTCGCTGTCTATGGTCCTGACAGCGGTGGGATGCAGTTCATCGACCTCGTCACAGGGGGAGAATGGCCTGTCCAAGGAGTTGAACGTCTTTAACTGGTCCGAATACCTCCCGGACCGCGTCATCAAGGGATTTGAGGAGAGGTATGGCGTCAAGGTGAATTACAGCACGTTTTCCTCCAACGAAGAGATGCTGGCCAAGGTATCTGCGGGCGGGGGCATTTACGACCTGATCGTAGCCAGCGACTTTTTGATCCAATCGATGATCAAGCAAGGGCTGATCGAGCCGATCGATCTGAACAACATACCCAACTTCAAGAATCTCGATCCCGATCTGATCAACAAAGAGCATGACCCCGGCAACAAGTACAGCGTTCCCTATATGGGCAATACGGTGTCGCTGGGGTACAATCCCGACCAGATCAAGACCAGCATCACTAGCTTTGAAGATCTGTGGAAGCCGGAGTTGAAAGGGCAGATCGTAATGGTAGACGATCAGCGCTTTATTCTCGGGATGGTGTTGAAAACGCTGGGCTATTCGGGGAACGACACCGACCCGGCCCATCTGGAGGAAGCCAAGCAAAAGATGCTGAAGCTGATGCCGAATATCAAGGCGTTTGACAGCGACAGCCCGAAAACATTGCTGATCAATGGAGAAGTGAATGTGGCGGTCGTATGGGGGCCGGAAATCGCGCTGGCGCAGCGCGAAAAGCCGCAGATCACCACGGTGATGCCCAAGGAAGGGATGATGATCACCTTTGACAATCTGCTCATCCCGGCCAAAGCCAAGCACAAGAAGACCGCGGAGGCCTTCATCAATTATCTGCTGGAGCCGGAGGTCAATGCGGAGATCGCCAAGGACTTCCCGTACATCAGCCCCAACAAAGAGGCACGCAAGCTGATCGACAAAGAAACACTGGCGAACATCGCCATTTATCCGCCGCCCGAAGAGATGAAGCGGATCGAAAGCCTTGCCGATATCGGCGATGCGGTCAAGTTATACGACCGCATCTGGTCTGAGGTGAAAAGCTCGCAGTAG
- a CDS encoding glycosyltransferase family 4 protein yields MNTFLQTLKKELGLQGHQADVLAYHPSRTKIYLVDKEKEIDIREITNLVANKVFHYYERYFPTVEPWIRWQEVERYAFELAISLFDLSGYDLIHTQDAVSARAFWRIKPDHIPQVATLHGLIAYEYVHSGMIVRKDSLRWKYLARGEYYGAVSSDCTMVPTRWLLQE; encoded by the coding sequence GTGAACACATTTCTTCAGACACTCAAAAAGGAGCTGGGGCTTCAGGGGCATCAGGCAGATGTGCTCGCCTATCATCCTAGCAGGACAAAAATCTATCTCGTCGATAAAGAGAAGGAAATAGACATACGCGAGATTACAAACCTGGTCGCCAATAAGGTATTTCATTACTACGAGAGGTATTTTCCCACTGTTGAGCCTTGGATTCGCTGGCAGGAGGTAGAGCGGTATGCCTTTGAACTGGCCATTTCCTTGTTTGATTTGAGCGGGTATGACTTGATTCACACCCAGGATGCCGTATCTGCGAGAGCCTTTTGGCGAATAAAACCCGATCACATCCCCCAGGTGGCTACATTGCACGGTTTGATCGCTTATGAATACGTCCATTCCGGCATGATTGTGCGCAAAGACAGTCTCCGGTGGAAATACCTGGCCAGGGGAGAATACTATGGCGCCGTCTCGTCCGACTGTACCATGGTTCCCACGAGATGGCTGCTGCAAGAATGA
- a CDS encoding pentapeptide repeat-containing protein has protein sequence MTGNDEIRDLLPTLQADCEKCFGLCCVALPFAASADFAVNKEAGQPCQNLQADFRCGVHNRLRQLGFRGCTVYDCFGAGQKVSQQTFGGRDWRKFPETAKKMFEVLPVMRQLHELLWYLSEALTLQPARLIHGQIRSALEETLRLTDLDADALLKVDAAAHRAKVNELLLKTSELVRDEARSRHKGAPSKQKYGRGADLIGAKLKKADLRCANLRGAYLIAADLREADLRAADLIGADFRDADLSGADLTGSIFLTQAQLNAAKGDARTKLPPSLERPAHWS, from the coding sequence ATGACTGGAAATGACGAGATTCGGGATCTTTTGCCGACTCTGCAAGCAGACTGCGAAAAATGCTTTGGTTTGTGCTGTGTCGCCTTGCCTTTTGCAGCTTCGGCAGACTTCGCCGTAAACAAAGAAGCTGGACAACCCTGTCAAAACCTGCAGGCCGACTTTCGCTGCGGCGTTCACAACCGTCTCAGGCAACTGGGCTTTCGCGGATGCACGGTCTACGATTGCTTTGGCGCCGGACAAAAGGTGTCTCAGCAAACATTCGGGGGACGTGACTGGCGCAAGTTTCCGGAAACGGCGAAAAAAATGTTTGAGGTGCTGCCGGTAATGCGGCAGCTGCATGAACTGCTCTGGTATCTGAGCGAGGCTTTGACTTTGCAGCCGGCTCGTTTGATCCACGGCCAGATCCGCTCAGCGCTCGAGGAAACCTTGCGCCTCACTGACCTCGATGCCGACGCTCTCCTGAAAGTAGACGCAGCCGCCCACCGTGCCAAGGTGAATGAACTGCTCCTCAAAACCAGCGAGCTTGTCCGGGATGAAGCCCGTTCGCGTCATAAGGGGGCACCAAGCAAACAAAAGTATGGCCGGGGAGCTGACCTCATCGGAGCCAAACTGAAAAAAGCGGATCTGCGGTGCGCCAACTTGAGAGGCGCGTATCTGATCGCGGCCGACCTCAGAGAGGCAGACCTCCGTGCAGCCGACCTCATCGGGGCCGATTTCCGGGACGCTGACCTGAGCGGAGCTGACCTCACCGGGAGCATTTTTCTCACCCAAGCCCAGCTCAATGCGGCAAAGGGCGACGCCCGCACAAAATTGCCGCCGTCCCTGGAGCGTCCGGCACACTGGTCTTGA